Genomic window (Euzebya rosea):
GCCATCGTGGCGGGGCCGGCCGGCGTGTCCTTCGCCAGCACGTCGTAGGCCCAGACCGACGCCGCCAGCGGGACGGCGATCCGCAGGCCCGCCCGGCCACCGATCGCCCCGGCCACGCCGACCCCGCCGGCGACCATGCCGGCCCCCACGGCCAGCGCTGCGGCGGGGGTGATCCGGCCCGAGGGGATCGGTCGTTCGGGTCGTTCCTCGGCGTCGAGCTCGCGGTCCGCCCAGTCGTTGAGCGCCATCCCGCCCAGGTAGACGAGGGCGGAGGCGGCCGGCATCGCCCAGCCGCGTCGGTTCCCCGCTGCGGCAGCGCCGTTCCAGGCGTCGCCGGGGATCGACAGGACGGCGGGCAGCCGGACGAGCTCGGCCAGGGTGTCGGCGGTCGGCAGGCTCACGCGGCGGTCGTGCCCGTGGCGGCTGCGGTGGTCCGGGCCCAGGTGATCAGGTCGGTGAACTGCTCGGCCAGGCGGTGCTGGCTGCTGCCCACGGGGTCCTTGAAGAAGTACGCCAGGGCCGGGAGCGGGCCGGACTGCCCGGCGCCCATGGCCAGGGCCACCAGCCGGGCGAGGTCCAGCACGAGCGGGGCGGCCAGCGCCGAGTCGCAGCCCTGCCAGGTGAACTGTAGCTGCATGCGGGTCCCGAGGAACCCCTCGAAGGTGATCAGGTCCCAGGCGGTCTTCCAGTCGCCGAGGTCGGCGACGTGGTCGATGCGGACCGGGCCGTCGGGCTGGTAGCCGAGGATGGCCTGCAGCGGGGCGGCCTTGGACTCCAGCTTCGAGCGGGCGTGGGTCGGGTCGGCCAGGGTCTGCCCGTCGCCGCCGCCGAGCAGGTTCATGCCCGACCACGACCGGACCCGCAGCGCCCGGTCGGCGAACATCGGCGCGAGGGCGGTCTTGAGCAGCGTCTCGCCGGTCTTGCCGTCCCGGCCGGCCAGCGGCAGGCCGTGGCGCTCGGCGAGCTGCTGGATCGCCGGCAGGACCGTCGCGCTGGACGGGGTGAAGTCGACGAACGCGGCGCCCGACGTCAGCGCGGCGACCGCCACCAGGGGGGCGGGGGACAGCACGGCCAGGTCGGCGTCGAGGGCCGCGAGCAGCAGGTCGACGTCGCGGTGGCTGTCGTGCGGGTCGACCGGCGGCTCGGTGGACGCCACGTTGACCACGACGACACGGTCCAGGTCGTGGGCGGTCCGGAACGCCGTCAGGTCGGCCCGGAGCCGGGCCAGCGCTGCCGCGGGGTGCTCGGCGACGTCCCGGGCGGTGACCCCCGCGGTCAGCCGTGCATCGACGGTCGCGAGCTCCTCGGCGATCCGGTCGACGACGCCGTGGGGCACGACGCCGGCGGTCTCGAGCTGCTCGGCGCGCTTGACCAGCGGGACCTCGCCGATGTCGCAGCCACCGATGACCAGGTCGGGCAGCCCCGGCAGGCCGACACCGTCGAAGGCCGACAGCTGGGTGACCATGCCCTCGGGCCCAGCGAGGTTGGCCACCATCGCGGCCCAGCCGACGGTCATCGTCGTGGCGACCGATCCCCTGGCGCCCAGCAGCCAGAGGCCCCAACGGGGCGTTGGAGTGGAAGGTGCGTCCATGACATCGGACCTTTCGGCTGCGGCGGCTCTCACACAGTAGTTCGTCCTCGACAAGACGAAACCCTCTTGTCGCATCCGAATGTATGACCTCGCAACAAAAATGTGGAGGGTTGGCAGGAACTCGGTCGGTGGCTGGCGAAAAGGGAGGGGTGACGGCCGTTCGTTCGGTCCGTCGAGCCCGCCGAACAGAGCCGACCCTGCCGGAGCCGACATGACGAGCCACCCCCGGACCATCCAGACCACCCGACTGCGCCTCGTCGCCGCGCTCGTCGCGGTGCTGCTGGCCAGCATCGCCCTTCCGGCCGCGGCCGAGGACCCCTCCACCCCGGAGGAGGAGGACGTCCCGCACATCCTGATGTACTCGGGCACCGGCGGGTTCCGGCACGGGTCGATCGAGCACTCGGTCGAGGTCATCACGGCGCTGGCCGTCGAGACGGGCGCCTTCACGGTGTTCCACACCGAGGACGTCGTCGACTTCACCGCCGAGCGCCTGGCCGAGAGCGACATCGTGCTGTTCGCCAACACGACGGGCGAGACCCCGTTCACCGACGAGCAGAAGACGATGTTCGAGCAGTGGGTCCGTGACGGCGGTGGGTTCATGGGCATCCACGCGGCCGCGGACACCAACTACGAGTGGGACTTCTACCAGACCATGGTCGGGGCGGCGTTCGACAGCCACCCGCACACGGGCAACACGGTGTTCGTCGCCC
Coding sequences:
- a CDS encoding inositol-3-phosphate synthase, which encodes MDAPSTPTPRWGLWLLGARGSVATTMTVGWAAMVANLAGPEGMVTQLSAFDGVGLPGLPDLVIGGCDIGEVPLVKRAEQLETAGVVPHGVVDRIAEELATVDARLTAGVTARDVAEHPAAALARLRADLTAFRTAHDLDRVVVVNVASTEPPVDPHDSHRDVDLLLAALDADLAVLSPAPLVAVAALTSGAAFVDFTPSSATVLPAIQQLAERHGLPLAGRDGKTGETLLKTALAPMFADRALRVRSWSGMNLLGGGDGQTLADPTHARSKLESKAAPLQAILGYQPDGPVRIDHVADLGDWKTAWDLITFEGFLGTRMQLQFTWQGCDSALAAPLVLDLARLVALAMGAGQSGPLPALAYFFKDPVGSSQHRLAEQFTDLITWARTTAAATGTTAA